One Phyllopteryx taeniolatus isolate TA_2022b chromosome 3, UOR_Ptae_1.2, whole genome shotgun sequence genomic window, AATAATCCTGCTGTCTAATTAGCATCTTAATTTGccacatctatctatctatctatctatctatctatctatctatatatctgtctgtctgtctggatTTATTTACACGACATGATACACGTGTTTACTCAAATATCTGAGATTGTTTTTGCTATTTCAACAGTATAGGAACCCAGCAATACAATCATGTCATTCACTCTAACGCTTACTTATCTTGCTCCAAAACGCAACTAAAGTGGTGTGAGGGCACTtattttcatattcatttttCATACTAACATTGAATACATATTATAATAGCATTTTTATTAAAAGATCACGAGAGGTTGTGCATAGTTGCTATTTTGACCTGCCGTTCCTAAGGTATCCGCTGAGTCCTTCTTTCTCCAAGCGTCCCTGAATGCACCATTGCTTAGCAACCACGTAGCGCACTTAGCCGCGGTCAACTTTTTCTAAAGCTAACTCAAACTTTCttgccatgcccaaaaagaaggagaagaaacaAGAGGAAGGcgacaaaacaaagaaaaagcaaagtcgAGTCACTCCCGCTGAAGAACGAGAGTCTGGGGACAAAGAGAAGGATTTATATGTCGTTCAAATCGGCTTTTTGAGCGAGGAGCTCGAGAGGTGAATCACATCagctatagatagatagatagatcgatagatgaTTGACAGGTCGACTGGCCAATGAAGAAGTAGTGCAAGTAATGATTGACGTTTAGACAGACCAATGGCAGGCCTGTCACTGTTGCTGAGTGTAACGATTGACGAGTAAACGTGCATCTGTTGGTGGTGCTGCTTGTGTTGATTGACAAGTACACTGACCATTGACTGGACCTGTGCAGACAGCAGCTGAAATGCAAGCGCCTGGAGAAGGAGAATACGTCGCTGGCGTGTCGTTGCGTCTCCGTGGAGACGGAGAAGAAGGATGCGGTAGAGTACCTGAAGAGGGAGCTGCTCGAGAAGGAGGACGAGGTGGACCGGTTGGCGGAGCAGCTGGACCAGAGTCTGCGCGAAGCCCACACAGACCGGGACGACCTGAGGAGCCGGTTGACTGGGGAACTCCGGGAACTCCAGGATCGCATCCACCGGCTGGAGGATGACAATGCCGGGCAAGGTGAGCAGGACCCGAGCACTGGCCCAAACACTATCGGAAGCACTGACCCACTGACCTCCTAAATCAAATTTTTATTCCATGAAATTGGATTACAGTGTTCCCAAGCGATTCGCCATTCAAGTAATTGATACCTCCCCCAAAGACGTTTGCTTGTATATGGTGGAAAAATCCActacttttgtttaaatgaaactcctcaactcacgtcaacatagttcattggcaccaagatgcatCAAAACGCTGCTTTTGTCTGAAGGAAGCACTTCCCTGGCACCAAGATGCTACAGGAAAGcgctacttttgtcaaaatgaagctcctcaactcacttcaacataattaattggcaccaagatgccactaaattaatacttttattgctttggcacgAGCAcactttttcagcaaataatggagaggcaaaaaaaaaaaaaaactaactaacaAATCGGCAATACATGTATACCTTTGATGTGTGCGGGCCGCTGCACACATCAAAGGGGACATCTTTTGCCAAACCGActttgtctctatggtgcctcagtaaacgtgaaatatgtaTTAAagtcatccacgcattcctaagttccagacatttttctgcggAGAGGACTGAAATCAGGtgattcgaatttctcgagcttatctacgtcaccaGGGAAGATCTCCACCTTCCCTTTCAGCTCCCAAGCCagcgtgctctcacaagtgggtcttctacacagaggcaaccaattagaggaaaagggggcggtcttagccaaatatggacaaagtggatacaaaactgggtcaaacagaagtagctgtcagagaggCCTTTTCTGggcactcgtatgacaaaagcaAGGTTACcaatgttagagagtcaccCTATGGAAGTCTAAATAGCAAAAATTCAGGACCTTGAAAAGTCAGCATTTTTGGTAAGTATGACGTATTTTATTTTCACGTACAGGAAGTCCTCTAGTTACGACTTTagtcgacctacgacgtttcgactttacgacgcccgtgcctcgtccgccattttgtccccagcaccatagtgctTCTCTGTGTTTGtccgccgggagtatctttgcccttttcgccctccttttttcacactcgcagcagtaatggtaagtacagcaccttatttttttatttttatatattttagtttcttcatatgaagtatttcgacgtaaatttcgactttaacggtgaaatccgacttacgcggaaattcgggttacgtcgccagcgtaggaacggaactcgttcgtaaatcgaggacttcctgtattatgtttttgtcatattattAGATTACGATTGATGTAGAGCTACACCAGGTGATGTACATGGCACAGTTGCGTGCTGTTATAGTGTGGGTTTTTTTATAGTACAGTTTTGGTCTCTTCTATAATAGCAATGttatagtggtggtattaagaagTGGATTAAGTTGGATAAATCCCCACTGAAGGTCAAATGCCAATTTTACTGACACTACTCCTAGTGGTCAGGCTGGCGGCGGTGGAGACTTTCGAGAAACAGAAGGGGCAGCTGATGTTCAACATGGCGGCCACAGAGAAGAAGCTGGCCGACCgggaggaggagcatgccgaCGCCGTGCAGGCCGCAAAGATGGAGGCGCTGCTGGAGAAGACCAGGTGACAACATCGAGAACGCATCACTGTCCAGTTACCGTGTTGTTGCAAGATGGCTGCCATTGTTGGCCAGCTTTGCGTGGTTTTTATTGGACGGTAGCTATAATCCGCGATTTCTGTCACCCCCTactgctggaattcagcattacgCCAAAGCCTCAGTCCCCGTCTCTCCACCCATCGCGGGTGAATATACAGCGTGTAACAAAGCTGTTGAAAGTCGCGAGGTGCGAGGTAAATAAAACGGGTGGAAAGAAACTCAATAGTTTAAGATTCTCTAACCACTGCTGTGTTGCAGTACCTTTTTGCTCATGTAGAGTCACGGTCACATTTCCGGGTTGTCCCCAACCCATTCAATTAATCTACAttataaagtatacatattattgtgttttacaacacacATTTATATTCTACCTGTGGATAAAAAAAGTGGAGCTGGTGGCCAAAATGTACGCGGGGGGGTATATGTCTGTACCTCTTGGCCCCAAGTCAAATAACtcttaaaatactgtatcacACCTTCCTCCTGTTCATGTAGCAACccacttcttccttaactattaatgtatctttttatggtttaataaatgggaTGTAGTACAATAATGTATGTGCAGCATCAAACGCACGTCCGTTAGcgatacatgcttttcattggacagttgaaaaagaaaaacattttcttctgagaaaggaaaaagaaaacaaaaaaatctggagttaatgtacatgtttttcattggacatttatttaaaaaacaagcatatctgcctcacagttctgaggaccgggattcaaatcccggccccgcctgtgtggagtttgcatgttctccccatacctgggtgggttttctccgggcactccggtttcctcccacatccccaaaatatgcatggaaggttaattgaagactctaaattgcccgtcggtgtgaatgtgcgcgagagtggttgtttgtttgtgtgtgccctgtggttggctggcgaccagttcagggtgtaagcccgcctctcgcccgaagattgaaaaaaaaaaattagaagatATGTATTTTTGCAGacagttgaaagaaaaaaatattttatctgagaaaagaaaatgaaaaaaatagagATAATTGTGTTTCATTTGACAATTTAAAAGATATGTATtagaagaaataaaaagaacaaaaaatctggagatacatgttttttggggggatggttagaaaatatcagacaaataaaaGCTGCTTTTCATCAAACAGTAACAATCATTTTATCagagaaatgaaaaaacaaaacaaaaaaaaacaaatcgaaAATCTGGGATGATGTTATTTTTGGCGGGGGGTAGTTGCATGAAACAAGTTACACGTTTTTCATTGGACTGAcaggtttgtttttactttttgtattttatctaggaaaaaagaaaaaaactcaagaCAAATAGATAACAATGCTTTTCATAACAGctttttaaagttgtttttaatcaatgaacaaaacttttttttaaccaagagaaaaacattttccttcCTTTGATCAAAGAAAGTCATTTTTCCGTTGTTGAAAAGAAGGCAAGGAACATCAAGTTTGAAAACGGCCAGTAAAGTTGCCCTTTCTGTCCTGTGGACAGGCTGGAGAAGGAGCTGGAGGCCCAGGCGGCGGCGAGGGCGGCGGAGGTGGAGCTTCTGGTGGAGCAAAAGCTGCCCGAGGCCAGCAAGCGGGTGGCGATGGAGAACCTGGAGGTGAAGGCGCGATATGCCGAACTGTCCGAGAAGGCCCACCAGCTGGCGCGGGAAAACCACACCCTGAGACAGCAGAGGGGCCGGAAGGCGACCGACGTTGCCATCCTCGAGGAAACCATCGCGAAAATGGCGCGGCAGAGCTGCGTACGCAAGAAGGTCCGTTTTTCCAGTTACCAGCCACCGCTTggtccattttttgttttgtgttgtgagaCCAAATTTGAGTTCTGAACGAGTTTCAGATAATCCACCACTTGAgtgaagtgacaaaaaaaaaaataataattgagcAACTAGGAGAATAGTAAAATAACAAACTAAAATTAAATCTTAGGATACAtccaaagtagaaaaaaaaaggattcaacAAAACTTGATGCAAGCTTTTTTCTCGATTTTTCTTCAAATGAAACGTTAGTGATTATTCCTAACTGTATTAACGACCTCCGTCCACCAGGTGGCGGAGCAGTTGCAGGCAGAGCTGACAGAGCGCAGTTGTGACCTGGAACTACTTCGGAACCAACGCGACCAATCCCGCGCCGAGCTGGAGGCACTCAGGTCCAAACTTAACCGTATATCGGCCATATTGTCACGTGACATAATTTTCTGCCTATGATGTCATCTTCATTCAAATGTTTCCATTATTGTGGTTGGGACAAACCTCCTTGCGGGAGGTAACAGTAATTTCCTGGTATACATCCGACTCGAGGGACACCCTACCACAACCAGTTTTTTCCTCTGCGCAGAAAGAGACATGCCGCGGCATCGAGTCGTCTGGAGGCGGAGCTACAGGTGGAGAGGAAGACGACTGGCCGGACGAAGGAAGCCGTCACCGCCCTCAAACTGACTTTCATGGTAACATTtgacatgttccaaaaaaaatggaaaaagtaaaaatgaaattgagaaaaaaaaataaaaataatctaacAAAAAAGATTAAATGTTAAGCAACTATTTGAATCTGAATATTTGAGGTttgaaatttgacaaaaaattatttacatttcttgGCTTCTATGCAATAATATTTAAGCATTTTATATAACAATAAAAGGCTCAAATTCCATCTTATTGCTCATATTTTAACACGTTTCCTCTTATTTACTATTACTATCTAATTTACTATGCTTCAGTATCAATTTAATACTACTCAGTTTTGATGTGgatacattttgaattgaagTTTAGGCAAAACAAATGGGTCAAATTAAGTATAAATGTAAATTTCTACTCATTTTGTGTAcgtttaatgtttaaaatttgtatgaaataagaaaatgcttattcagatttttaaaaaagaaatgtaatattaTTGCTCATGTCTAGTctaaataatgtgtgtgtgtgggagggaggTAAATTTTCTGAATTGTTTTGCTgttatacatttgaaaaattcatATTCCTTTGCaccgactgattagcacatctgcctcacagttctgcgaccggggttcaaatcccggccccacctgcgtgggttttctccgggcactccagtttcctcccacatccccaaaacatgtgtggtagataaattgacaactctaaattgcccgcaggtgtgaatgtgagtgcagatggttgtctgtttgtatgtatgtgccctgcgattgactggcgaccggttcaggatgtacctGGCCTGCCGCGCGAAGATGGCtgggcagcccgcgaccctagtgaggataagcggcaaagaaaatggctggatggattattattattcatcgtTTTTTGCATAGTTGTTactcaattttaaaatgtaatatcttATTTTGGTTAAATTTTGCTTGAATTTAATATTACTGGTCACATTCTACTCAAATCTAGGTGGCTAAATAAAAATGCTGGTGAGATTGGGTATGCAGCAAATGTAACACTActggaacatctgaactttatttggtgtcaatcagaggcactttaaaatgGTGCCAGGTGCGTGCTGACTCCTATTTAagttgagtttgaatgtgattggttaattctgaacatagccaTATCCCAGTtatagagggtgtgcacacttgtgcaaacacCATCTCAATTTTTACACGGACTCtcgaaaagatttttaaaaataaataattgagttgtacaggttgtaggTCACATTGGAACGAGTTTTGAAactatttatcttggtctcatttttttttaatatcgggaaaaaaaaaacctggcttTTGAACAGGGTTGTGCCAACTTTTTCTATCGGCTTGTTTACCTGGTCCAGGATGAAGTGGTGGATGTGGTCCAATGGAAACAGCAGATGCAGAAGCTCCTAGCTCTCCTGGAAGGCACCACCATCGCTCCCCTCAGTGACCCCAACCTGATCAAAGAGGACCCGGAAAGCGATAGGTCGGAACTCCTGGAACTCAAATGGTcctttccacttcctgtttgttcatttgttgtgtttgaaTAGGACGGGAAGCGGGCACATCCATCTGGGGTCAATCCCCCGGCCCGCTCTAAAGACCAAACATGCACCCTCACACAGGTtagcagtgttttgttttttctaacATAGAATACaaatgtggaattttttttgttgctcaaATGTAT contains:
- the LOC133474925 gene encoding cilia- and flagella-associated protein 157-like, with protein sequence MPKKKEKKQEEGDKTKKKQSRVTPAEERESGDKEKDLYVVQIGFLSEELERQQLKCKRLEKENTSLACRCVSVETEKKDAVEYLKRELLEKEDEVDRLAEQLDQSLREAHTDRDDLRSRLTGELRELQDRIHRLEDDNAGQVVRLAAVETFEKQKGQLMFNMAATEKKLADREEEHADAVQAAKMEALLEKTRLEKELEAQAAARAAEVELLVEQKLPEASKRVAMENLEVKARYAELSEKAHQLARENHTLRQQRGRKATDVAILEETIAKMARQSCVRKKVAEQLQAELTERSCDLELLRNQRDQSRAELEALRSKLNRISAILSRDIIFCL